A part of Candidatus Lernaella stagnicola genomic DNA contains:
- a CDS encoding exosortase system-associated protein, TIGR04073 family — protein sequence MKRIGLLIAVSLLLSLAFAGMAQADDYIGGHIISSYSKIVGPYPSPFFDATKKLGRGLVNIGTGPIELLKQPVIEAEKGESVGEFLTGLTYGVFAGVAWTFYRELDGIYEVTTFYLPSLDPAINPEYIF from the coding sequence ATGAAACGGATCGGTTTGCTTATCGCGGTTTCGCTCCTTCTCAGCTTAGCCTTCGCCGGCATGGCTCAGGCCGACGATTATATCGGTGGCCATATCATTTCCAGCTACAGCAAGATCGTGGGCCCTTATCCGAGCCCCTTCTTCGACGCGACTAAGAAACTCGGTCGCGGGCTGGTGAACATCGGTACCGGGCCCATTGAGTTGCTCAAGCAGCCGGTCATCGAAGCGGAAAAAGGCGAAAGCGTCGGCGAATTCCTCACGGGTTTGACCTACGGTGTTTTTGCCGGTGTGGCGTGGACTTTCTACCGCGAACTGGACGGGATCTACGAAGTGACGACGTTCTATCTGCCGAGTCTGGACCCGGCGATCAATCCCGAATATATATTCTGA
- a CDS encoding outer membrane beta-barrel protein codes for MSRKSLAAVILLVFLASASFATAAEKVDNVFIIGVDGGYHGYTGWMADNFDPGFGGTLFFGYGITNNFSIQLDFTPLITTNPSGDDVETILESATWGGIGQETGGMGGIGVSGKLYPRDRFRDADFVLVQPYYRMGMGWMPLMWVIQDYPDVQRAFDGEDYDGYNTVYMNLGGGVDFMLAPWFSIGVDLRIWKNFVIGDTIAGFAADDVMLFKEDLESSLTYSGGLNLTFQW; via the coding sequence ATGAGCCGCAAGAGCTTAGCAGCCGTCATTCTACTCGTGTTTTTGGCATCCGCTTCGTTCGCTACGGCCGCCGAAAAAGTCGACAACGTTTTTATCATCGGTGTCGATGGCGGTTACCACGGCTACACGGGGTGGATGGCCGACAACTTTGATCCGGGATTCGGCGGAACGCTGTTTTTCGGGTACGGCATCACCAACAATTTTTCCATTCAGCTTGATTTCACGCCGCTGATTACCACCAATCCATCCGGCGATGACGTGGAGACCATTTTGGAATCCGCCACTTGGGGTGGTATTGGGCAGGAAACGGGCGGCATGGGCGGTATCGGCGTGTCCGGTAAACTGTACCCGCGCGATCGTTTCCGGGATGCCGACTTCGTGCTCGTCCAACCCTACTACCGCATGGGTATGGGTTGGATGCCGCTGATGTGGGTCATCCAAGACTACCCCGACGTTCAACGGGCGTTCGACGGTGAAGATTACGACGGTTACAATACCGTTTATATGAACCTCGGCGGCGGCGTGGATTTCATGCTCGCTCCGTGGTTCAGTATCGGCGTGGACCTTCGTATCTGGAAAAACTTCGTTATCGGCGACACCATCGCGGGATTCGCGGCCGACGACGTGATGCTCTTCAAGGAAGATCTTGAAAGCTCACTGACGTACTCCGGCGGCTTGAATCTCACATTCCAATGGTAG
- a CDS encoding lytic transglycosylase domain-containing protein, with the protein MRIALVAGLALLLVTTWVSSAGSGVIVINDPQTVWSYTNLPPDGRERMLLEETRREAEQRAALRRPFRQKELMAIVSGAALRHGVEPELLCAIAWTESRFRPYVVSPMGAQGLLQFMPATGRKFGVRNSMNPVESAAGGARYMRYLLAEYDGNVSLALAAYNAGPGAVPKAGEIPTIAETAHFVQSVLAMRDYYRNQ; encoded by the coding sequence ATGCGGATTGCATTGGTCGCGGGGTTAGCCCTGCTACTCGTCACAACGTGGGTTTCCAGCGCGGGAAGCGGGGTGATCGTCATTAACGACCCGCAAACCGTGTGGAGTTATACGAATTTGCCGCCCGACGGACGCGAGCGAATGCTGTTGGAAGAAACACGGCGGGAAGCGGAGCAACGCGCGGCGCTACGGCGTCCCTTCCGCCAAAAGGAACTGATGGCGATTGTCTCCGGCGCGGCGTTGCGACACGGTGTGGAACCCGAACTGTTGTGCGCGATCGCTTGGACCGAGTCGCGATTTCGGCCCTACGTGGTCTCCCCGATGGGCGCGCAGGGGCTCCTGCAATTCATGCCCGCCACAGGGCGCAAGTTCGGTGTTCGCAATTCGATGAATCCTGTCGAATCGGCGGCGGGCGGCGCTCGTTATATGCGCTATTTGTTGGCCGAATATGACGGCAACGTGTCCTTGGCGTTGGCGGCCTACAATGCGGGTCCCGGTGCCGTGCCCAAAGCGGGTGAGATCCCGACAATTGCGGAAACGGCTCACTTCGTGCAATCGGTTTTGGCGATGCGCGACTACTATCGGAACCAATAA
- the pgsA gene encoding CDP-diacylglycerol--glycerol-3-phosphate 3-phosphatidyltransferase translates to MKQEDFLTTPNMVSLGRLGMAPFLFLFLYLEKYLNTDGGTIFYGVAAGAVFLIAALSDILDGYLARKTGQVTDIGKFLDPLADKVMVTTALILLINLDRLPAWIGLIIILREMVITGLRGVASTRGTVIAASNLGKSKTVWQDIAIVCLLLHGSLDFGLGLVPTWLDWLTYHNVGTISMYVAVFYTMYSGYDYIKKFVDSETAAHKKAAENADGNKHQAPS, encoded by the coding sequence ATGAAGCAAGAAGACTTCCTGACCACCCCGAACATGGTTTCCCTGGGGCGACTCGGAATGGCGCCGTTTCTGTTCCTATTTCTCTATCTGGAGAAATACCTGAACACCGACGGCGGTACGATTTTCTACGGCGTGGCGGCGGGAGCGGTGTTCTTGATTGCCGCGCTCAGCGACATCCTCGACGGCTACTTGGCGCGCAAAACAGGTCAGGTTACCGATATCGGTAAGTTCCTCGATCCGCTGGCCGACAAGGTGATGGTAACCACTGCCTTGATATTATTGATCAATCTGGACCGCTTGCCAGCCTGGATCGGGCTGATCATCATCCTAAGAGAGATGGTAATTACCGGCCTGCGGGGCGTGGCCAGTACGCGTGGCACCGTGATCGCCGCGAGCAATCTGGGAAAGAGCAAAACCGTTTGGCAGGATATCGCCATCGTATGCTTGCTTTTGCACGGTTCGCTCGATTTCGGCTTAGGCTTAGTGCCGACTTGGCTCGACTGGTTGACCTACCACAACGTGGGAACAATCTCGATGTACGTGGCGGTTTTCTACACGATGTATTCCGGCTACGACTACATCAAGAAATTTGTGGACTCGGAGACAGCGGCCCACAAAAAAGCCGCCGAAAACGCCGATGGAAATAAACATCAAGCGCCTTCTTAA